Proteins encoded within one genomic window of Gloeobacter kilaueensis JS1:
- a CDS encoding malectin: protein MRFSLRGALCVLMLVFVFFCASAYAAPTTFNINCGGVPYQNKSSDGQTWHWSGDVDYSGGTTYENAVPIANTANPYLYQTERYGSSFSYNVPLPDGTYTLSLKFAETYFTQPGQRKFNVTAEGQTLLSNFDILAAAGANTAITKSFTVKVTGGSLNIGFSGVVQNAKIDAIAISGGPSAPTSEPGEFSAYLTPYPAMPTASSLTTQQIFENTLSSAAPVSTSDAELRQAIIAMYQSVGIDLSLSSDKLAALEPVDYSLATPQPLSGSYQQPLSSDAPFYHKIPANSPKVALPPGYLSTLQYDLIDQANGGDGIGVGVTAPVDGSAYSQTVASVNYPSSTYTLTTMPGALNYLAKPGDYDGHLVFIDPVAQKSLSCYHTTSGNAQGKAADYACLYTPGAFRLPFLGDRGGTNAAQIFELGYTVRPGEVTDASKPIPHALGGPFRRTWKAIVYPARATDADANTSPNANGLIPYGGLVQLDPALNLKAQYPDLPLPAFRILEAMQNYGLYLVDGGAYSDFNIHTAASGNELAPYGSVQAIEAQIDSVLAQQKLYVVPPLVKR, encoded by the coding sequence ATGCGATTTTCTTTGCGCGGGGCGCTCTGCGTCCTGATGCTGGTCTTTGTGTTCTTTTGCGCATCTGCCTATGCTGCGCCTACGACTTTCAACATCAACTGCGGCGGAGTGCCCTATCAGAACAAGAGTTCTGACGGTCAGACCTGGCACTGGAGCGGCGACGTTGACTACAGCGGCGGCACGACCTACGAGAATGCTGTGCCGATTGCAAACACGGCGAACCCGTACCTCTATCAGACCGAGCGCTACGGCAGCAGCTTCAGCTACAACGTTCCGCTGCCGGACGGGACGTACACGCTCTCGCTCAAATTTGCCGAGACCTACTTTACCCAGCCAGGTCAGCGCAAGTTCAACGTGACAGCCGAGGGTCAGACGCTTTTGAGCAACTTCGACATCCTGGCAGCGGCGGGGGCGAATACGGCGATTACGAAGAGCTTCACCGTAAAAGTCACGGGCGGCAGCCTGAATATCGGCTTTAGCGGCGTGGTCCAGAACGCCAAGATCGACGCGATTGCGATTAGCGGCGGTCCGAGCGCTCCCACTTCCGAGCCGGGGGAGTTCAGTGCTTACCTGACGCCCTATCCGGCTATGCCGACCGCGAGCAGCCTCACCACGCAGCAGATCTTCGAGAACACCCTGAGCAGTGCGGCTCCGGTTTCCACCAGCGACGCTGAACTGCGCCAGGCGATCATCGCCATGTACCAGTCAGTGGGCATCGATCTGTCTTTGTCCTCTGACAAGCTGGCGGCCCTCGAACCGGTGGATTATTCCCTCGCCACGCCTCAGCCGCTGAGTGGCAGCTACCAGCAGCCTCTCAGTAGCGACGCGCCCTTCTATCACAAGATCCCGGCGAACAGCCCCAAAGTCGCCCTGCCGCCAGGTTACCTGAGCACGCTCCAGTACGATCTGATCGACCAGGCGAACGGCGGCGACGGCATCGGCGTCGGGGTGACAGCCCCAGTAGATGGCAGCGCCTACTCCCAGACCGTGGCGAGCGTTAACTATCCCAGCAGTACCTATACGCTCACGACGATGCCGGGGGCCTTGAATTACCTGGCAAAGCCAGGAGATTACGACGGGCACCTGGTCTTCATCGATCCGGTGGCCCAAAAATCACTTTCTTGCTACCACACGACCAGCGGCAATGCCCAGGGCAAAGCTGCCGACTACGCCTGTCTTTATACGCCCGGCGCTTTTCGCCTGCCTTTTTTGGGCGACAGGGGAGGCACGAACGCCGCTCAGATCTTTGAGCTGGGCTACACCGTCCGTCCAGGTGAAGTGACCGATGCGAGCAAGCCCATTCCCCACGCCCTGGGGGGCCCTTTCAGACGCACCTGGAAGGCGATCGTCTACCCGGCCCGCGCCACCGACGCAGACGCCAATACCAGCCCCAATGCCAACGGCCTCATTCCCTACGGTGGGCTGGTGCAACTCGATCCCGCCCTGAATTTGAAAGCGCAGTACCCGGATCTCCCGCTCCCTGCCTTTCGCATCCTGGAGGCGATGCAGAACTACGGGCTCTATCTGGTCGATGGCGGCGCTTACAGCGACTTCAATATCCATACCGCTGCCAGCGGAAACGAACTGGCTCCCTACGGCAGCGTCCAGGCGATCGAAGCGCAGATCGACTCGGTTCTCGCTCAGCAAAAGCTCTACGTCGTGCCGCCCCTTGTAAAGCGCTGA
- a CDS encoding glucosaminidase domain-containing protein, with the protein MVKIHVYLPDDRRQVGRLQLVDDNDEIITGPFPVLGKADNQAAAANGNPSRDPLRKNGDTPLGTYRVSEVRPTDNEHYPNHSYGPYGFLPLIAVSGQALHAAQNGRAGLGIHAGDPGTGGKLRPTYGCLRLFNDNQKQLVAALKNEGLPCECIVESTSKPSSITFLLESEVYSVGEDDGDVPSEPAEAVAAIAALEAFSFIRSPFSIDAPLKKNNSRLTPQLFDRYLDSRERTLLSGLGVYAIDAQSKYGINATYIVAHAIVETGWGTSRICIEKNNLFGWGAFDGTPYQSSKGFPSREICVDFVMGKINSLYLDPAGRYYRGAVLGNKDHGMNVYYASDPNWGRTIAAVAERIERFLDSQT; encoded by the coding sequence ATGGTAAAGATTCACGTTTACCTACCGGACGATCGACGGCAGGTAGGAAGGCTGCAATTAGTTGACGATAATGATGAGATAATTACGGGACCATTCCCTGTGCTTGGTAAGGCAGATAATCAGGCGGCAGCAGCAAATGGCAATCCGTCACGAGATCCGCTACGGAAAAATGGGGATACACCCCTGGGAACTTACCGAGTATCCGAAGTGCGGCCCACAGATAATGAACATTATCCTAACCACTCCTACGGTCCATACGGTTTTCTGCCCTTGATTGCTGTGAGCGGCCAAGCGTTGCACGCTGCACAAAACGGACGGGCAGGTTTGGGAATTCATGCAGGCGATCCCGGAACTGGTGGAAAATTGAGACCTACTTATGGCTGTCTTCGGCTTTTCAACGATAACCAAAAACAGCTTGTTGCTGCTCTAAAAAATGAAGGTTTGCCATGCGAGTGCATAGTTGAATCCACATCGAAGCCATCTTCAATAACCTTTTTACTTGAGAGTGAAGTTTATAGCGTTGGAGAAGACGATGGAGATGTGCCGAGCGAACCTGCAGAGGCTGTTGCTGCAATTGCAGCTTTAGAAGCATTCAGCTTTATACGTTCTCCATTTAGCATCGACGCGCCGCTCAAAAAGAATAATTCGCGCTTGACTCCGCAACTCTTTGATAGATATCTTGACTCGAGAGAGCGGACACTTCTTTCTGGGCTTGGTGTCTACGCTATTGATGCTCAGAGCAAGTACGGGATCAATGCGACATACATTGTCGCTCATGCCATTGTAGAAACTGGCTGGGGTACGTCCAGAATCTGCATAGAAAAGAACAACTTGTTTGGCTGGGGCGCATTTGACGGCACGCCCTACCAAAGTTCCAAGGGCTTTCCAAGTCGGGAGATATGCGTCGATTTTGTGATGGGCAAAATCAACAGCCTGTACCTGGATCCCGCTGGTCGATACTACAGGGGTGCAGTACTTGGTAATAAGGACCATGGGATGAATGTTTACTATGCGTCCGACCCGAACTGGGGAAGAACAATCGCAGCAGTGGCTGAGAGAATTGAGAGATTTCTCGATTCACAAACTTGA
- a CDS encoding ATP-binding protein produces MVTRLRTQYLFFFALAAVVPVLVLGIVEFSLLQRDVPEREQRVLDENQRLADLLAANLRYQLNLVLDPVQRAAGSSAAPTSRPTGGTLSQWMSTTPLFRHLLLVERRRVVASARSTLWLGRLLPPAALPGPGNRPAAVFYSPMFPSLYDGAPLAAVVVAFPDFSRSALVGLLDLNVLDSQLQVQATPTRRVAIVDQTAQALAFAAQPRTVPIGADLSRLAPVKAVLRGHRGTLRLPESGDLAAFSPVSGTSWGVVVNSAASEALVGPFANNLPGFGAGLGLTALAAVGFAYWLSERISRPLQQLSERMQGLALGNSLDPPPTLLAPATALEVQVLIDSFRTMRQRIGSEAAANRRLVANLSAEKGKLELIIESITEGVLVYEESGQVITANSALWTQLDSAPATLTDWRALPLRDALGETLPSERSVLARAVRLGSPESALYRLARPGSPLRILQIAAAPLRIPEGSIIGGVAIVRDVTAQKESERLREDFVATLTHDLRTPLLAAVQTLGFTLEGQYGPLSDGQQQILLAVIESHRELLGLVESLLTIYRYEAGRMRLRKEPTDLVALTASCLEEVGTLATARKLSLSLDAPNHLPPVPCDRQQLRRVIINLVDNALKFTPTGGRVEVRLLCQDAGVQLSVRDTGRGIAPEKQAALFVRFAQADSYSTGTGLGLYLCRQVIEAHGGRIWVESEPGLGSTFAFDLPLNSPSG; encoded by the coding sequence ATGGTCACGCGGCTGCGCACCCAGTATCTGTTCTTCTTTGCCCTGGCGGCGGTGGTGCCGGTGCTGGTACTGGGGATTGTCGAATTTTCGCTCCTCCAGCGCGATGTGCCGGAGCGCGAACAGCGGGTGCTCGATGAAAACCAGCGGCTGGCGGACCTGCTCGCCGCCAACCTGCGCTACCAGCTCAATCTTGTCCTCGACCCGGTGCAGCGGGCGGCAGGCTCAAGCGCTGCACCGACGAGCCGGCCCACCGGCGGCACACTTTCGCAGTGGATGAGCACGACGCCCCTTTTTCGCCATCTGTTGCTGGTCGAGCGCCGCCGGGTGGTGGCCAGTGCCCGTTCGACCCTCTGGCTGGGCCGCCTGTTGCCTCCTGCTGCTCTACCTGGGCCTGGCAACCGGCCCGCTGCTGTTTTTTATTCGCCGATGTTTCCTTCGCTCTACGACGGGGCACCGCTCGCGGCGGTGGTGGTTGCTTTTCCCGATTTCTCCCGGTCGGCCTTAGTCGGCCTGCTCGATCTGAACGTGCTCGACAGCCAGCTGCAGGTCCAGGCCACTCCCACCCGCCGGGTGGCCATCGTCGATCAGACCGCCCAGGCGCTGGCCTTCGCTGCCCAACCCCGAACGGTACCCATCGGCGCAGACTTGAGCCGCCTCGCCCCAGTCAAAGCCGTACTCCGGGGCCATCGCGGAACGCTGCGCTTACCAGAAAGCGGGGACCTGGCGGCCTTCAGCCCGGTGAGCGGCACCAGCTGGGGGGTAGTCGTCAACAGCGCGGCCTCCGAAGCCCTGGTCGGCCCCTTCGCCAACAACCTGCCGGGCTTTGGGGCGGGCCTCGGCCTCACCGCCCTCGCAGCTGTCGGCTTCGCCTACTGGCTGAGCGAGCGGATCAGCCGCCCCCTGCAGCAGTTGAGCGAGCGGATGCAGGGGCTGGCGCTCGGCAATTCCCTCGATCCGCCCCCTACGTTGCTGGCCCCGGCAACGGCCCTGGAGGTGCAGGTATTGATCGACTCGTTTCGGACGATGCGCCAGCGCATCGGCAGCGAAGCTGCCGCCAACCGCCGGCTCGTCGCCAACCTGAGCGCTGAGAAGGGCAAGCTGGAGCTGATTATCGAGTCGATCACCGAAGGGGTACTGGTCTACGAGGAGTCAGGCCAGGTGATCACCGCCAACAGCGCCCTCTGGACACAGCTCGACAGCGCACCGGCCACCCTCACCGACTGGCGGGCTCTGCCCCTGCGCGACGCCCTCGGTGAGACTCTGCCGAGCGAGCGGAGCGTCCTGGCCCGCGCCGTCCGCCTCGGTAGCCCCGAGAGCGCCCTCTACCGGCTCGCCCGCCCCGGTTCGCCCCTGCGCATCCTCCAGATTGCCGCCGCACCTTTGCGCATCCCAGAAGGCAGCATCATTGGCGGTGTCGCGATCGTGCGCGATGTCACCGCCCAAAAAGAAAGCGAAAGACTGCGCGAAGATTTTGTCGCCACCCTCACCCACGACCTGCGCACGCCGCTTCTGGCTGCCGTCCAGACCCTTGGCTTTACCCTCGAAGGCCAGTACGGCCCCCTGAGCGACGGCCAGCAGCAGATCTTGCTCGCCGTGATCGAGAGCCACCGCGAGCTTCTGGGCCTGGTCGAAAGTTTGCTCACTATCTACCGCTACGAGGCAGGCCGGATGCGCCTGCGCAAGGAACCGACCGATCTTGTCGCCCTCACCGCCAGTTGCCTGGAAGAGGTGGGCACCCTCGCCACTGCCCGCAAACTCAGCCTCAGCCTCGATGCCCCGAACCATCTGCCTCCCGTCCCCTGCGATCGCCAGCAGTTGCGCCGGGTAATCATCAATCTTGTAGACAACGCCCTCAAGTTCACCCCCACCGGTGGCCGGGTCGAGGTGCGCCTTCTGTGTCAGGATGCCGGCGTGCAACTGAGCGTCCGCGACACGGGCCGGGGCATCGCCCCCGAAAAGCAGGCGGCTCTCTTCGTGCGCTTTGCCCAGGCCGACAGCTACAGCACCGGCACCGGCCTCGGCCTGTACTTGTGCCGCCAGGTGATCGAGGCCCACGGCGGACGCATCTGGGTGGAAAGCGAGCCAGGACTGGGTAGTACCTTCGCCTTCGACCTGCCCCTCAATAGCCCTTCTGGCTGA
- a CDS encoding Uma2 family endonuclease, whose amino-acid sequence MTVYKPVFTPSPLPPLPSMYDLPSENPEEPGLPDEFHHWQPQLLSQTFRPTTYPPEQVFCATDLNLYYDSLNTSYYKRPDWFAVVGVPRLVDAGRLSYVLWREGRAPIVVVELLSPGTLEEDQGETLRDRQPPSKWEVYESILRVPYYVLFNREANSYRLFRLEGEQYRELSDDRLWIGTLGIGLGLWQGKFAGVERLWLRWYDARGEWISTDVEQERQRAEQAERLARQAEQRAQQAEQRAANLAARLRALGVDPDAL is encoded by the coding sequence ATGACTGTCTATAAGCCAGTTTTCACCCCCTCGCCGCTCCCGCCTTTGCCCTCGATGTACGATCTACCGAGCGAAAATCCCGAGGAGCCTGGCTTGCCTGACGAGTTTCATCACTGGCAACCGCAGCTGCTCAGCCAGACTTTTCGGCCCACTACTTACCCGCCCGAGCAGGTCTTCTGTGCCACCGACCTCAACCTCTACTACGACTCGCTCAACACCAGCTACTACAAGCGGCCCGACTGGTTTGCGGTGGTCGGGGTGCCGCGCCTCGTCGATGCCGGCAGGCTCAGCTACGTACTGTGGCGCGAGGGACGTGCCCCGATCGTAGTGGTCGAATTGCTCTCGCCTGGCACCCTTGAAGAAGACCAGGGGGAGACACTGCGAGACCGGCAGCCGCCCTCGAAGTGGGAAGTGTACGAGAGCATTTTGCGGGTGCCGTACTACGTGCTCTTTAACCGCGAGGCAAATAGCTATAGGCTGTTTCGGCTGGAAGGCGAGCAGTACCGGGAACTGTCCGATGACCGCCTCTGGATCGGAACGTTGGGGATTGGTCTGGGGCTGTGGCAGGGAAAATTTGCTGGGGTGGAGCGCCTGTGGTTGCGCTGGTACGATGCGCGGGGTGAATGGATTTCTACCGATGTGGAGCAAGAGCGCCAGCGGGCTGAGCAAGCCGAACGACTTGCCCGACAGGCTGAACAACGCGCTCAGCAAGCCGAGCAACGAGCCGCCAATTTAGCAGCAAGGTTGAGAGCCCTGGGCGTCGATCCAGATGCCCTTTGA